In Cervus elaphus chromosome 5, mCerEla1.1, whole genome shotgun sequence, the following proteins share a genomic window:
- the LOC122695066 gene encoding keratin-associated protein 9-9-like, producing MAHSCCSPCCQPTCCQPISCRTTCCESSCCKPCCPPTSCQTTCCRTTCCRPTCVTSCCQPTCCSKPCCQPTCCETICCQPSCPPTCYQTSETTCCRTTCRKPACVSICCQPICCGSSSCGQTFSGSSCGQPCCQPACCGPVYCHRICYHPTCCCLPGCQAQECGSSCCQACTAPVCCQTTCCRPSCVSSCCQPSCC from the coding sequence ATGGCCCACTCGTGCTGCTCCCcgtgctgccagcccacctgctgtcAGCCCATTAGCTGCAGGACCACCTGCTGTGAGTCCAGCTGCTGCAAGCCCTGCTGCCCCCCAACTAGCTGTCAAACCACCTGTTGCAGGACCACATGCTGCAGACCTACTTGTGTGACCtcctgctgccagcccacctgtTGCAGCAAACCCTGCTGTCAGCCCACCTGCTGTGAGACCATCTGCTGccagccctcctgccccccaacTTGCTATCAAACTAGTGAAACCACCTGCTGTAGGACCACCTGCCGCAAGCCTGCTTGTGTGAGCATCTGCTGTCAGCCCATCTGCTGTGGGTCTAGCAGCTGTGGACAAACCTTCAGTGGGTCCAGCTGCGGCCAGCCTTGCTGTCAGCCAGCTTGCTGTGGTCCTGTGTACTGCCACAGAATCTGCTACCACCCCACGTGCTGCTGCCTGCCTGGGTGCCAAGCCCAAGAATGTGGATCCAGCTGCTGCCAGGCTTGCACCGCCCCTGTCTGCTGTCAGACCACCTGCTGTCGCCCTAGCTGTgtgtccagctgctgccagccttcCTGTTGCTGA
- the LOC122695067 gene encoding keratin-associated protein 9-9-like isoform X1: MTHSCCSPCCQPSCCQPSCCRPCCPPACYQTSENTCCRTTCCKPTCVTTCCQPTCAGSSCCQPCCRPACCQTTCCRTTCLKPLCVTTCCQPTCCGSSSCGQTCSGSRCCQPCCQPASCAPVYCHRTCYHPTCCCLPGCQDQSCGSSCCQPCSRPVCCQTTCCRTTCCRPSCVSSCCQPSCC, from the coding sequence ATGACTCACTCCTGCTGCTCCCCGTGCTGTCAGCCCAGCTGCTGTCAGCCCAGCTGCTGCCGGCCTTGCTGCCCCCCAGCTTGCTATCAGACTAGTGAAAACACCTGCTGTAGGACCACCTGCTGCAAACCCACCTGTGTGACCACCTGCTGTCAGCCCACCTGCGCTgggtccagctgctgccagccttgcTGTCGCCCTGCCTGCTGTCAGACCACCTGCTGCAGGACCACCTGCCTCAAGCCTCTTTGTGTGACCACCTGCTGTCAGCCCACCTGCTGTGGATCCAGCAGCTGTGGACAAACCTGCAGTGGGTCCAGGTGCTGTCAGCCTTGCTGCCAGCCAGCTTCCTGTGCACCCGTGTACTGCCACAGAACCTGCTACCACCCCACATGCTGCTGCCTGCCTGGGTGCCAAGACCAGAGCTGTGgatccagctgctgccagccttgcAGCCGCCCTGTCTGCTGTCAGACCACCTGCTGCAGGACCACCTGCTGCCGCCCTAGCTGTgtgtccagctgctgccagccttcCTGTTGCTGA